DNA from Sorex araneus isolate mSorAra2 chromosome 6, mSorAra2.pri, whole genome shotgun sequence:
ttgatttctgAGTTGATTGccatattttagataatttatatatttaaaagctattaaaataaatttaagcgaattttattttatagtacctGCTCAAAATTTAAACATACACGATTTCTTGAAAGAAAATGTCCCTGTAGTTGGTTGTTTTGTtctaaatatgtataatatatgttcATCATTTGTTCAATGGTATCGAATTTACTGTTCAGTCTGTATAGATTAAATTACATAATGAAGTGTcaataagggccagagcaatagtccaatgTGGAagacgtttgccttccatgtggccaagccaggattgattcccagcattccatatggtctcttgagcactgctagaagtgattccttagtacagagtcaTGAATTggtcctgagtattgccaggtgtgacccaagcccctaccccccaaaaaaaaaaacaaaacagataaataaataaataaatagtgtcaTTAAACAATATTGTGAAACATCAAATGATTACCTTTTTCAGTTAGTTAGCCAAACATTGAGCTTTGGACTTTTCCATAGCTATTACATTTCATTCTTAAGAGGGCTAACATCCACCAATTACATTAATGTATATTTGCCAAACAATTGTTACTGAGACGAGTAACATCCACTAGGAAAtgtgattttgaaaaaattttattatcagtACATGCCTTATTAATAAATAGTCACTTTtgccaaaaatataatttttcaaaaatatacagaggcagaagagaagaaaataagaagaaaggagaagaaagaagaaagaaaaagaataggataagaagaaaaaaaagagttatgaacttgaaacagtgggacatttgggcagtctcgggcccaGGCAATACTAGCATGTGCAccccgagattcgacccaggtggccacacgcTTGTGTGGTCACTCTGCAGCTGATTGACACAATCTGGAGGCCAGcaagactacttttggtcccagcaactgcttgcagccatgtctctagactgtgaactaagccgtaGCCCTATaccagccgaggagaggaaagatccttctttcttggttttattttctgggaaaagcagcgtggtgtccgccatattatgaggactattaagcaggtacaaaatGGTGGCTCATaagggagaaaataatttatagtcTTAATAATTAATGCCAATCAAAAAAGCAAATTTGTATATGACACATTAAAAAGGGTCAAGAAAGTAATAACTATTCCAAAGATCTGAATATATGGGTTGATTGAGCCTGTTAAAGGAGTTCATTGAGCTACCATACAGGAGAGAGACAATTTAGTTTCTCTAGCGCCCTGAGTAATACCAAAATCTGAGCATGAACAAGATCCGAAAATTTGTTCTACTCACACCCAGAAAAGTTCAAGAACTTGTTTCTTCCCACAGAGAATTTGCCAAGTCTAGCCTGTCAGAGATCACAGGTCAGTCAGAGACCTGTCATTCATCTGGGGTCTGTTGTGACTGGACTCAGAGATCAGGAACCAAAACACAGGTGGGAAGAAATCATTCCTAGAAATGATCTTCTTGCTCCAATGTTCTCTCTGGTTCAGCTTATCATTTACTCTTAGTGTTAGACTTACGCATAGTGATCACACTCCTTTGAGGATAAATGGCAGCTGAAACTGGGCATAGTTGTAAAGGATTAGAAGTACAATATTCTGAACtcagagatttatttttcaaaaaaatgaatgaatattaaaaaggtttttaacggattaagtatttttcatttgaaacaacatatatttctactataatttaaatatttttaaggtgaCTGACCATGGATGTCTGACTTACAGTTTGGTATTAGATCATTCAACCCacacattcaataaaaactattatgGCATGTAAATGCCTACATTTTTTACCAAagatatattatttattcttaatattgcatcaaaaataatattaaaatacaaaatgacatgcttcactaagaaaatatctttctagCAAGCTGTCTCTTCAAAGCCCCTTTAATCTCATTGTTCCTGAGGCTGTAGATgagggggttcagcatggggatcACCACCATGTAGAACACAGATACCACCTTGTTCTGGTCAGTTGAGTAACTGGACTTGGGCATCACGTAAATGAATGTGATGGTCCCAAAGAATAGAGTGACTGCAGTGAGGTGGGAGgtgcaggtggagaaggccttcTGGCGCCCCTCAGTGGATCGCATCTTCAGGATGGTGATGAGGATGTAGACATAGGAGATGGCTATGATAAACACTGAGACTACAACAATGGAGCCAGCAGTAATGGAGGGGACCACTGCAGGGATACTGGCATCAGAACATGAGAGTTTTATTAAAGGAGTAAAGTCACAGAAGAAATGATTCACTTCATTTGGGCcacagaagaacaaagaaaaaaatgaaatattgaaggAAACAGCATCAAAAATACCACCAATGTATGCCACTATTAGTAACTGAACATAGACTTGTGTGGACATTTTGTTGGCATATAACAGTGGGTTGCAGATTGCCACAAAGCGATCATAAGCCATGACAGCCAGAAGGAGACCCTCAGTGGAGCCAAAGAAAACAGCTGAACCAAGCTGGATGCCACATCCCACATAAGAGATTGTGTTTTTCTCCACCAAGAAGTTTACAAGCATGTTGGGAGTGACAGAAGATGAATAGCCTATGTCAAGAAAAGCTAAATGGCTTAGAAAAATGTACATCGGGTGATGGAGCTGAGAAGACACCCTGATCAGAATGATTGTGCTGAGGTTGCCAGAGATGGTCACCAGGTAGATGCAAAGGATGATCATGAAGAGGATGATTCGAAGAATGGGGTCATCAGTTAAGCCCAGTAAAATAAACTCGGTTATTGTAGTGTAGTTTCTGTTCTCCGGGGAATCCATAGGACAATGAAGAGTGGCTAAAACACTACTGAATAAAGTTATAAATTCAATAGTTTGATTTCTTTAATACTTATGGAAATTCATAGCAAAAAAGATATTTAAGCATAAGTGCATATTTTTATGCCTAAttgatctctttttttattttagcagAAACTCCAGAAGTTTTTCTTAATTCATGCGTCTTTTCTGATATTGTTTAATTTCAAGGGGGACACGATTGTGGCTTTCagtttaaagaaaacaatataaaaattaaagaataacaaaatataatgGTTTACACAACtgaatatatattcattgaaGTTTTACATAAAAACAATAATGTGAAACACTTatcaaatgttttataaataagaatacaaatcatatatatgtatatatataccactttTTTATTGGaatcaaattatattaataaGTCTTCATTTTATGGATGATTAAGATCAGTTACAGAAGTTACTTAACTTTTCAAGGGCACATACCAGTTGTGGAATCAGAATATGAAGTCCCAGAAATTCTGAGACAATATACTACtaataaatttatatgaaatgaaGTTAAATAATGCTACCATAAAAGTTAAGGTTAAATATTACTGTATTTGACAATGAGTGAATACAGGTTAACTAACCTTATGTCTCTTGCATTTATGTGTAAAGGAAGTATAAAGATTCATATATCTCTCAGTATCTATTAGTGAAAAAAGATTGCTTtccaaaactaaaagtaaaaatgttttaaacacaAATCCATAAAGGATTTTTCATTAATGACCATAAATAAAGCCACTTCTTGTAAATGTATtggattaaaaatttataattaaataaattaatattttatcttcagAATTTCTCCTTAAATTTTCCTTAACTCTCTTCACCTACTAAACTTTACAGTTGtagcatgtatttattttatagaaacattCAAGTGCATTAGCACAGAAATATTCCTAATAgtaattttgatatttatatacctgaaataaagatagattttacaaaaattattttactatatcaattgatcattgatttgcagTTTTGTGGAATTCCAGGAGATTATCTCTATTCCCCTACATATGTAGGTGTCCTCTCTTgcataataaaagagaaaaagagtgagaaagagaggggaagagagggagggtggagagatgagagagaaagagagagagaaaatatgagatacttagttgtaacaagtaatatataataagttattttgtgcCCCTTAAGGAGGATGTTTGAGTAAATAGGaacatggtgaagggaaggtgtttctggcagtgggATTGTTGTGGGAACATTGAATGTCTGTAATaactgtgttatgaacaactttgtaaaccagtgtctaaataaagtttaaaaaaattttaatgagataaAAACTAAACTTAGTAAGGGAACAACTAATGGTCAAAGtaatcagaaataaatttttttttctagggaAAGGAGCCTACATGGGTGTGGTTTTGGGGATATATGGGatatggtggaggaaagtggatacTCTGGTTATGAGTGTTGTAATCATGCATTCATGAACAGTTCACAgtgttgttcattttttttagtttttttaaataatttatttattttttaattagtgaatcaccgtgagggtacagttacagatttatacatttttgtgcttatgtttccctca
Protein-coding regions in this window:
- the LOC101547603 gene encoding olfactory receptor 502-like — its product is MDSPENRNYTTITEFILLGLTDDPILRIILFMIILCIYLVTISGNLSTIILIRVSSQLHHPMYIFLSHLAFLDIGYSSSVTPNMLVNFLVEKNTISYVGCGIQLGSAVFFGSTEGLLLAVMAYDRFVAICNPLLYANKMSTQVYVQLLIVAYIGGIFDAVSFNISFFSLFFCGPNEVNHFFCDFTPLIKLSCSDASIPAVVPSITAGSIVVVSVFIIAISYVYILITILKMRSTEGRQKAFSTCTSHLTAVTLFFGTITFIYVMPKSSYSTDQNKVVSVFYMVVIPMLNPLIYSLRNNEIKGALKRQLARKIFS